CTTGGCCAATGAGGCCAAGATAGCTGGCCCAGTGCAATACCGTTGGCAATATAGGTTTGAAAGGTAACAAGCTATTCCTTTTATATTAACATGTgaagttattttttttattacaacATGTTATATAATGGTTACCGCTTGTAGGGAAATGCACACAATGAAACCTACTGTGAGTAACAAAGCACAACCAGAAGGCTCGATAGCTAATGCACGCATAATGGAAGAATGTCTTGCCTTTATATCTAGATATCTAAATGGGATTGAGACTAAGTTCAATCGCATGAGTAGAAATGACATGGATATGCAAGAATCTCTATTGTTCAAGTTATCAGTTTTCCAAAAGAAGGGGAATCCATTAGGCAAAAGAACATTTAAGCAATTGAGCTTTTTGGATTGGAAGCAAGCTCAATTGTATGTTCTAATGAATTGTCAAGAAGTACAACCATTTATAGGGTAAGCTATCATCTTTTCTATAACTATTTTATTAGAAGTGTCAAGAAGTGCACTAACACTTGTATGTCGTACAGAGAGTATGCCACTATACATGGGCCAAAACCAAGTCTAGTTGATTGGTTTCAATCTCAAGTAAGTGAAACGAGTGTAGTTGATTAATTTCCACTttatatattttgatttaagatacttgatttttttaattaattcattttcATAGATTTGGAAGCTTTACAAGGAGGGAGATCCAAGAGTAACAGCTGAGTTATTGTCATTGTCACGAGGCCCGAGTAAGAGTGTGAGAAGTTATCAGGGATACTATGTAAATGGGTATCGCTTTCACACTAAGAAGCGCCAAAGAAGGCGAAAGACACAAAATAGTGGAGTAGTTGTCAAAGGAGATGAAGAGAGCGGAGAAAAAGACTTCTTTGGGGTTTTGAAAGAAGTCATAGAACTTGAATATGATGCTCCAAATAGTGGTGACAAAGAACCTATTGTGGTGTTGTTTAGATGCGTTTGGTTTGATGTCTATAGGGAGGGGCGAGGGATTAAAAGGGACAAGTTTGGTGGCATAAGCCTAAATTTCAAAAAGTTTTTAGGGACCAATGAGCCATTTGCTATGGCATCTCAAGTAGGGCAAGTTTATTATGTTAGGGTACATAATGAGCCGGATTGGAGAACTCCTATTAAGACGGTCCCTCGTAATTTCTATAATTTTCCAATAGTTGAGGCAGATGACTCTGATGATGAGCATGATGATGTGGACGTTGGAATACCAAACGCAGTGGCAGATGATGGAGA
This sequence is a window from Spinacia oleracea cultivar Varoflay chromosome 1, BTI_SOV_V1, whole genome shotgun sequence. Protein-coding genes within it:
- the LOC130465587 gene encoding uncharacterized protein; its protein translation is MVTACREMHTMKPTVSNKAQPEGSIANARIMEECLAFISRYLNGIETKFNRMSRNDMDMQESLLFKLSVFQKKGNPLGKRTFKQLSFLDWKQAQLYVLMNCQEVQPFIGEYATIHGPKPSLVDWFQSQIWKLYKEGDPRVTAELLSLSRGPSKSVRSYQGYYVNGYRFHTKKRQRRRKTQNSGVVVKGDEESGEKDFFGVLKEVIELEYDAPNSGDKEPIVVLFRCVWFDVYREGRGIKRDKFGGISLNFKKFLGTNEPFAMASQVGQVYYVRVHNEPDWRTPIKTVPRNFYNFPIVEADDSDDEHDDVDVGIPNAVADDGDDVVILPRNDVPPELVNATEFESGEDEILNEEEEEDSEQDEESELDDDEEDIPEGLYDLDSSSE